From one Bacteriovorax sp. BAL6_X genomic stretch:
- a CDS encoding efflux RND transporter permease subunit, giving the protein MIKNLIELSIRNRVTVVLLFILIALLSVFSLSTARIDAIPDIGENQQIVFTNWAGRSPKDIEEQITYPLSVMLQGIPGVKNIRGTSAFGFSTIYVIFNDEVDFYWSRSRVLEKLTSAKNELPDGVNPAMGPDATGLGQVYMYTLDNAADSDKPLSLEELRTLQDFYVRYLLQSVEGVSEVASIGGFVKEYQIDVDPNKLIAYDIHLTAIINAIQDSNIDVGAEVIEDGDREFIVRGKGFFKSLADIENVVVAVKNKTPIRIKDMASVGTGPAFRRGALDKDGTEAVGGIVTMRFGENPKEVIDNVKEKIAIIKAGLPKGVVFSPFYDRTEVIERTIGTVYSALAQEIFITVIVILLFLLHFKSSILVSLTLPFGVGISFILMKFIGIDSNVMSLSGLVIAIGSMVDMGIIMTENIYSSLANEDRDLSKSERVEIVIKAAREVGPAILTAVATTIVTFLPVFGLEGSEGKLFGPLAWAKTLAMFGSVVVAIILVPALSVFFLKGKLKPIEKNPVSLKIVNTYQPVLRWMLDNRKIFAIFPTLIFILGGIAYSQLGKEFMPSLNEGEILYMPVTTADVGMTKARELLAYTDKELVKHPLVASAIGKLGRAETALDPAPVAMFETVIKLIPQDQWPSGTSIYDIMAELDEQLQVPGLVNAWLFPIENRIAMISTGIKTQIGVKVFGDNLEKLEKIGQEIGQVLEGIKGASGVYAQQITGKPYIEFDIDRVAASRYGINTGTINKILQTAVGGMTIGQFYDGRQRFPIRVRYKKELRDRVDELKKVLVPSPLGQHIPLEQLAKIEVVTGPAMIQSEDGMLRSLVLLNVQDRDLIGFVEEAKKAVEEKVELPKGYSLVWAGQYENQVRSNNRLMLLVPLALVINLIIIYFGIKNLRSAAIVFSAVPIAFAGGLILLWIGGFNTSVAVWVGFIALFGIAVDDGVVMMTYLQEEFKSIKPNNWQELKEVIVNAGSRRIRPLVMTTTTTVVALVPIMWSTSTGSEVMKPMAIPTLGGMLVELITLFVVPITYSYFEQKNFKGETHE; this is encoded by the coding sequence ATGATTAAGAATCTTATTGAATTATCTATTCGAAACCGCGTAACTGTCGTTCTTCTATTTATCTTAATAGCACTACTTTCTGTTTTTAGTTTATCAACTGCTCGAATTGATGCGATCCCTGATATTGGTGAAAATCAGCAAATCGTTTTTACTAATTGGGCAGGTCGTTCTCCAAAAGATATTGAAGAGCAAATTACCTATCCACTAAGTGTCATGCTACAGGGGATTCCCGGAGTTAAGAATATTCGCGGAACGTCTGCTTTCGGTTTTTCTACAATATATGTAATCTTCAATGATGAAGTTGATTTCTATTGGTCAAGATCACGTGTTTTAGAAAAATTAACTAGTGCTAAAAATGAACTTCCTGACGGTGTTAATCCTGCAATGGGGCCTGATGCAACAGGGCTTGGACAAGTTTACATGTATACTCTTGATAATGCCGCTGATAGTGATAAGCCTTTATCACTAGAAGAGCTAAGAACTCTGCAGGACTTTTATGTTCGCTACCTTCTGCAAAGTGTTGAGGGTGTTAGTGAAGTTGCAAGTATTGGCGGTTTCGTAAAAGAATATCAAATCGATGTAGATCCTAATAAATTGATAGCATATGATATTCATTTGACCGCAATTATTAATGCTATCCAAGATAGTAATATCGACGTTGGGGCCGAAGTTATTGAAGATGGAGACCGCGAGTTTATTGTACGTGGGAAAGGATTCTTTAAGTCACTTGCTGATATTGAAAATGTTGTTGTTGCCGTTAAGAATAAGACTCCAATTCGTATCAAAGATATGGCAAGTGTTGGGACAGGGCCAGCATTTCGTCGTGGCGCACTTGATAAGGATGGTACTGAGGCCGTAGGTGGTATTGTTACCATGCGATTTGGAGAAAACCCTAAAGAAGTTATTGATAATGTAAAAGAGAAAATTGCTATCATTAAGGCAGGCTTACCAAAAGGGGTTGTGTTTAGTCCTTTCTATGACCGAACTGAAGTTATTGAAAGAACGATAGGAACAGTTTATTCGGCCCTTGCGCAAGAGATCTTTATCACTGTTATTGTGATCCTTCTTTTCTTATTACACTTTAAGTCTTCGATTCTTGTTTCGTTAACTCTACCGTTTGGAGTTGGAATAAGCTTTATACTTATGAAGTTCATTGGTATTGACTCTAATGTTATGAGTTTATCAGGCCTTGTCATTGCCATTGGTTCAATGGTTGATATGGGAATTATCATGACTGAGAATATATACTCCAGTCTTGCTAATGAAGATCGTGACCTATCAAAATCTGAGCGTGTTGAAATTGTAATAAAGGCGGCCCGTGAGGTTGGACCTGCCATTCTAACGGCGGTTGCAACGACAATTGTTACATTCCTTCCTGTATTTGGACTTGAGGGGAGTGAAGGGAAACTTTTTGGACCACTTGCCTGGGCAAAAACACTTGCAATGTTTGGTTCTGTCGTCGTAGCAATTATTCTTGTACCGGCATTAAGTGTTTTCTTTTTAAAAGGAAAGCTTAAGCCAATCGAAAAGAATCCGGTTAGTTTAAAAATTGTTAATACATATCAACCTGTTCTTAGGTGGATGCTCGATAATCGAAAAATCTTTGCAATCTTTCCAACACTAATATTTATACTTGGTGGTATTGCGTACTCCCAACTTGGTAAAGAGTTTATGCCTTCTCTTAATGAGGGAGAGATCCTCTATATGCCTGTCACAACTGCTGATGTCGGGATGACAAAGGCACGTGAACTCCTAGCATATACAGATAAGGAGCTAGTTAAGCATCCACTCGTAGCAAGTGCTATTGGTAAACTAGGTCGAGCAGAAACGGCATTAGATCCTGCACCAGTTGCTATGTTTGAGACTGTCATTAAACTTATTCCACAAGATCAGTGGCCTAGTGGCACTTCAATTTACGATATTATGGCCGAACTTGATGAGCAGCTTCAAGTTCCAGGTCTAGTAAATGCATGGCTATTTCCAATAGAGAATCGAATCGCCATGATCTCGACTGGGATCAAGACACAAATTGGTGTTAAGGTGTTTGGTGATAATCTTGAAAAATTAGAAAAGATAGGGCAAGAGATCGGTCAAGTTCTTGAAGGTATAAAAGGTGCAAGTGGTGTCTATGCTCAACAGATTACAGGTAAACCTTATATTGAATTTGATATTGATCGTGTAGCAGCAAGCCGTTACGGTATTAACACTGGTACAATTAATAAAATACTTCAAACTGCGGTTGGGGGTATGACTATTGGTCAATTCTACGATGGAAGACAGCGTTTTCCTATTCGAGTTCGCTACAAGAAAGAGCTGAGAGACCGTGTTGATGAGCTTAAAAAGGTTCTTGTTCCAAGCCCTCTAGGACAACATATTCCATTAGAACAACTTGCTAAAATCGAAGTTGTGACAGGACCAGCAATGATTCAGTCAGAAGACGGAATGCTGCGCTCTCTTGTTCTTTTAAATGTACAAGATCGTGACCTAATTGGATTTGTTGAGGAAGCTAAGAAGGCCGTCGAAGAAAAGGTTGAGTTGCCTAAGGGATACTCTCTCGTTTGGGCCGGACAATATGAAAATCAGGTTCGCTCAAATAATCGCCTGATGCTTCTTGTGCCATTAGCGCTCGTTATTAACTTAATCATTATCTACTTTGGAATTAAAAACCTTCGTAGTGCTGCCATTGTTTTTAGTGCTGTTCCAATTGCATTTGCAGGAGGGCTCATTCTTTTATGGATTGGAGGATTTAATACTTCAGTTGCTGTTTGGGTTGGCTTTATCGCTTTGTTTGGGATTGCTGTAGATGACGGGGTTGTAATGATGACGTATCTACAGGAAGAGTTTAAATCCATCAAACCTAATAATTGGCAGGAACTTAAGGAAGTCATTGTAAATGCTGGATCTAGACGAATTAGACCTCTTGTTATGACAACGACTACAACTGTTGTGGCCTTAGTTCCAATTATGTGGTCGACGAGTACTGGAAGTGAAGTCATGAAACCGATGGCCATTCCAACACTTGGGGGAATGCTAGTTGAGTTAATTACACTATTTGTTGTGCCTATTACATATTCATATTTTGAACAAAAGAACTTTAAAGGAGAAACACATGAATAA
- a CDS encoding efflux RND transporter periplasmic adaptor subunit, producing MNKLLKIISFSTLLGFVACSPKEDVSTQSESKVKTYYTCSMHPQIKEDKPGKCPICHMNLTKVEVEDDHDHSTMTQAEPEKELWRCADFPDVTSEIEDVCPMDGTPMVRVNTRKESAAKVVASVKLRKSQLKHFSPSYFPVTTMKMTKKIRLLGQVLQSEEKESNIPARIDGRVEKVYVKSTGSFVKTGDPVVDIYSPKLITAGEEYILARKTYLKNKGREFRDLYIQSQERLELWGIKKEQYEAWSKKGSVPNKITIYSPATGIVQKRSATVGTYFKEGQNFFELSNLSDVWIELDVYEQDSALVQLGQKVELEFIAIPGKTTSGEIDFVSPVLDQQSRTLKVRATIKNEEGKLKPGMVANAQITFELEGMPLVIPRSAVIDTGKRKVAWVKVSDKEFKSVVIKTGHESEGYVEVEAGLRDGDQVVIEGNFLLDAQAQLFGGYEDMND from the coding sequence ATGAATAAGTTACTTAAAATTATTTCATTCTCAACACTTCTTGGGTTTGTTGCATGCTCACCAAAGGAAGATGTGAGTACACAGAGTGAATCTAAGGTAAAAACATATTATACATGTTCAATGCACCCTCAAATCAAAGAAGATAAGCCTGGGAAATGTCCGATCTGTCATATGAACCTGACAAAAGTTGAAGTCGAGGATGATCACGACCATTCAACGATGACACAAGCAGAGCCAGAGAAGGAACTTTGGCGTTGTGCAGATTTTCCAGACGTAACAAGTGAAATAGAAGACGTTTGTCCAATGGATGGAACTCCAATGGTTAGAGTTAATACACGAAAAGAAAGTGCGGCGAAGGTTGTTGCCAGTGTAAAGCTTAGAAAGTCTCAGTTAAAACATTTTTCACCTTCATACTTTCCTGTTACGACGATGAAGATGACAAAGAAAATTAGGCTTCTTGGCCAAGTTCTTCAGTCTGAAGAGAAGGAGAGTAATATTCCTGCACGGATCGATGGACGTGTAGAGAAGGTTTATGTGAAGTCTACAGGGAGTTTTGTGAAAACTGGTGATCCTGTAGTTGATATTTATAGTCCAAAGTTAATTACTGCTGGTGAGGAATATATTCTTGCTCGTAAGACTTACCTTAAGAATAAAGGCCGTGAATTTCGTGATCTTTACATTCAAAGTCAGGAAAGGCTAGAGCTTTGGGGAATCAAGAAAGAGCAATATGAAGCTTGGTCAAAAAAAGGAAGTGTTCCAAATAAGATCACAATCTATTCACCTGCAACTGGTATTGTGCAAAAGAGAAGTGCCACTGTTGGTACATATTTTAAAGAAGGGCAAAACTTCTTTGAACTCTCAAATTTAAGTGATGTTTGGATCGAGTTAGATGTTTATGAGCAAGACTCTGCTCTAGTACAGCTTGGACAAAAAGTTGAGCTTGAATTTATTGCAATACCTGGGAAAACAACAAGTGGTGAGATTGATTTTGTTAGTCCTGTTCTGGATCAGCAGTCACGTACATTAAAGGTACGTGCTACGATCAAAAATGAAGAAGGGAAGCTTAAGCCTGGAATGGTTGCCAATGCTCAGATTACATTTGAGTTAGAAGGTATGCCGCTTGTTATTCCCCGCTCTGCTGTGATCGATACAGGTAAGAGAAAGGTTGCCTGGGTTAAAGTGAGTGACAAAGAATTTAAATCTGTCGTTATTAAGACTGGTCACGAGTCAGAAGGTTATGTTGAAGTAGAGGCCGGGCTTAGAGATGGTGATCAAGTTGTAATTGAAGGTAACTTCCTACTTGATGCCCAAGCACAACTCTTTGGTGGATATGAGGATATGAATGATTAA
- a CDS encoding metal-sensitive transcriptional regulator: protein MSKHPDHKATLTRVNRIEGQVRGIKNMIEDGKYCVDILTQIKSIRSALKGLEHVILESHLNSCVMKAIKSGSEKDSEEKISEIMELLKKSAKS, encoded by the coding sequence ATGAGTAAACACCCAGATCACAAAGCAACACTAACAAGAGTCAACCGTATTGAAGGGCAAGTACGTGGTATCAAAAATATGATCGAAGATGGCAAGTACTGTGTGGATATTCTCACTCAGATTAAGTCGATTAGAAGCGCTTTAAAAGGACTAGAACACGTGATTTTAGAGTCGCATTTAAATAGTTGTGTAATGAAGGCAATAAAGTCTGGATCAGAAAAGGATTCAGAAGAAAAAATCAGTGAGATTATGGAATTATTAAAGAAGTCTGCAAAGTCATAG
- a CDS encoding TolC family protein: protein MLKSFLIICISTSSMAFSFKQAVSELSKHNSVEAIKGSAKSLVESSKQKSSWGDPMFKIAAKNFPVETLDYNQTPMTGLELGISQKIALSNKYGKAKESVNAQARAMNYSALDYEQALIKALWGNVIGNRRIENELFILKENLAWINNILKVSKKLYSNGRITQQALLDIQIRKSEIESEFSNKKFELKQNKAQLVYLLGDQAAKLDYKSVPWHILDKLKNEEVIKDNRLKSLEEGKIAGEFAVEQASLAYIPDITVSLGYTFRSDEIDNNGDYIGAQITFPIPVSDDKRGAKGSAVANRYAAIKKLEDYKLKKNRDLNIIQDNIEKLKSELEIITKKSVNFAQNSRSITSKSYGRGNSSYIELLQSELRLQTILLKKVMLEAQLATSKVDYKYTLGESLYE, encoded by the coding sequence ATGCTTAAGTCATTTTTAATTATTTGTATTTCAACAAGCTCGATGGCATTTAGTTTTAAACAGGCCGTTAGTGAATTATCTAAACACAATAGTGTTGAGGCAATTAAGGGAAGTGCAAAATCGCTTGTTGAATCTTCAAAACAGAAAAGTTCTTGGGGCGACCCAATGTTTAAAATTGCCGCAAAAAATTTTCCAGTTGAAACATTAGATTATAATCAAACTCCAATGACGGGGTTAGAGCTTGGAATTTCTCAAAAAATTGCTCTTTCAAATAAGTATGGGAAAGCAAAGGAAAGTGTGAATGCTCAAGCAAGAGCGATGAATTATTCTGCACTAGATTATGAGCAGGCTTTGATTAAGGCTCTGTGGGGAAATGTCATTGGAAATCGAAGAATTGAAAATGAACTCTTTATCCTAAAAGAAAACCTTGCTTGGATTAATAATATTCTAAAAGTTAGTAAAAAACTTTACTCAAATGGAAGAATCACTCAACAAGCACTGCTTGATATTCAAATTAGAAAGTCCGAAATTGAAAGTGAATTTAGTAATAAAAAATTTGAGCTAAAACAGAATAAGGCCCAGCTTGTCTACTTACTAGGTGATCAAGCTGCAAAACTCGACTATAAAAGTGTTCCTTGGCATATATTGGATAAATTAAAAAATGAAGAAGTGATTAAGGATAATCGTCTAAAGTCTCTTGAAGAAGGTAAAATCGCTGGAGAGTTTGCTGTCGAGCAAGCTAGTCTTGCATATATTCCAGATATCACTGTTTCTCTAGGTTATACATTTCGCTCCGATGAAATCGACAATAATGGTGACTATATCGGTGCTCAAATTACGTTTCCGATCCCTGTCTCAGATGACAAGAGAGGTGCTAAGGGTTCTGCCGTGGCCAATCGCTACGCTGCAATTAAAAAGCTTGAAGATTATAAACTTAAAAAGAATCGCGATTTAAATATCATTCAAGATAATATCGAAAAATTAAAATCTGAATTAGAAATCATTACAAAGAAATCTGTGAACTTTGCACAAAACTCACGATCAATTACATCCAAGTCTTACGGCCGTGGAAATAGTTCTTACATTGAACTCTTACAAAGTGAATTAAGACTACAAACAATATTATTAAAGAAAGTAATGTTAGAAGCTCAGTTAGCAACTTCTAAGGTTGATTATAAATATACTCTTGGAGAGTCTCTCTATGAATAA